A window of Ignavibacterium sp. contains these coding sequences:
- a CDS encoding DUF58 domain-containing protein, whose translation MEFKLTDYKSYLNPSIIPRINNLELRARLVVEGFMVGLHKSPYHGFSVEFSEHRPYMQGDDLKNVDWRVFGKTEKYFIKQFEEETNLKAYIILDCSKSMSFSSRKDYNKLEYAKTLAAALSYLLIKQQDAAGLITYSDSVKKYLPPKASRSYLHQILFELNQTSASDKTNTSESLSRVAEKIKRRGLVIIISDFFDDIEKTIKALKHFSYMKNEVIVFQILDPMERTFGFGKDAIFIDMETEEEMATQPYQIQKAYQQAMNEFTDKIKRECLNSNFDYTLIDTSTSFDKALFSYIQKRKRLY comes from the coding sequence ATGGAGTTTAAGTTAACTGATTATAAAAGTTATCTCAATCCTTCTATCATTCCGAGAATAAATAATCTTGAATTAAGAGCGAGACTTGTAGTTGAAGGTTTTATGGTTGGACTTCACAAAAGTCCCTATCACGGGTTTAGTGTTGAATTCAGTGAACACAGACCATATATGCAAGGCGATGATTTAAAGAATGTAGATTGGAGAGTCTTCGGAAAAACAGAAAAATATTTCATTAAACAATTTGAGGAAGAGACAAATTTAAAAGCATACATAATTCTCGATTGCAGTAAGTCAATGTCATTTTCCTCAAGAAAAGATTATAATAAACTTGAATATGCAAAAACTCTTGCTGCAGCACTTTCATATCTCCTGATTAAACAGCAGGATGCAGCAGGACTAATAACTTACTCCGACTCAGTCAAAAAATATCTGCCACCAAAAGCATCAAGATCTTATTTACATCAAATTCTTTTTGAACTCAATCAAACATCTGCTTCTGATAAAACAAACACATCAGAGTCTCTTTCAAGAGTTGCAGAAAAAATTAAGCGAAGAGGTTTAGTAATTATAATCTCAGATTTTTTTGATGATATTGAAAAAACGATAAAAGCATTAAAACATTTTTCTTATATGAAAAATGAAGTGATCGTTTTTCAGATATTAGATCCGATGGAAAGAACTTTTGGTTTTGGTAAAGACGCAATTTTTATTGATATGGAAACAGAAGAAGAAATGGCTACACAACCATATCAGATTCAGAAAGCATATCAGCAGGCAATGAATGAATTCACAGATAAAATCAAACGCGAATGTCTGAATTCAAATTTTGATTACACTTTGATTGATACATCCACATCATTCGATAAAGCACTGTTCAGTTATATCCAAAAACGAAAAAGATTATACTAA
- a CDS encoding tetratricopeptide repeat protein, whose translation MKKLFVVFILLGLISCSKSLESNFNHANELLKQNKIEEAVAEFTKIAESGDKNFAPKALVQLATIYQNRMDKNISSIESADKAQYFFRTIYDKYPDNPDAPKSLFMSAFILANELNKYDEATKTYNLFLEKFPNHELAASAKQELEYIGLSPEEILKKKMAQQ comes from the coding sequence ATGAAAAAATTATTTGTTGTATTTATTCTTCTGGGTTTAATTTCCTGTTCAAAGTCACTAGAAAGTAATTTTAATCACGCAAACGAATTATTAAAGCAAAATAAAATTGAAGAAGCTGTTGCCGAATTCACTAAGATTGCAGAAAGTGGTGACAAAAACTTTGCACCTAAAGCATTGGTTCAGCTTGCTACAATCTATCAGAACAGAATGGATAAAAACATATCCTCCATTGAATCAGCAGATAAAGCCCAATACTTTTTCAGAACAATTTATGATAAGTATCCCGATAATCCGGATGCTCCAAAATCATTGTTTATGTCTGCGTTTATTCTTGCAAATGAATTAAATAAATATGATGAAGCAACAAAAACATATAATCTTTTTCTTGAAAAATTTCCAAATCACGAATTAGCTGCTTCAGCAAAACAGGAATTAGAATACATTGGATTATCTCCTGAGGAAATTCTAAAGAAGAAAATGGCTCAGCAATAA
- a CDS encoding HIT domain-containing protein: MEKLWSPWRSKYIESFKSDEDKSKCIFCQMSDLNADDNDNLLVYNGDKAFVVLNLYPYNNGHLMIVPKRHTNDFPNLSKEELSECMDLLQKSELALRKVMSPHGFNIGANIGRVSGAGIEEHIHFHIVPRWNGDTNFMPVIGEVKVISQDLLETKIKLLQAFKELKN; the protein is encoded by the coding sequence ATGGAAAAACTTTGGTCACCCTGGCGTTCTAAGTATATCGAATCATTCAAATCTGATGAAGATAAATCAAAATGTATCTTCTGTCAGATGAGTGATCTTAACGCAGATGATAATGATAATCTTCTTGTCTACAATGGAGATAAAGCTTTTGTAGTTTTAAATTTATATCCATATAACAATGGTCATTTGATGATTGTACCAAAACGGCATACAAATGATTTCCCAAATCTTTCTAAAGAAGAATTATCAGAATGTATGGATTTACTTCAGAAATCTGAATTAGCTCTCAGGAAAGTAATGTCACCTCATGGATTTAATATCGGAGCTAATATTGGTCGTGTTAGTGGTGCAGGAATAGAAGAGCACATTCACTTTCACATTGTTCCAAGATGGAATGGTGACACTAATTTTATGCCTGTTATCGGAGAGGTTAAAGTCATATCACAAGACTTACTTGAGACCAAAATTAAATTGTTACAGGCATTCAAAGAATTAAAAAATTAA
- the fusA gene encoding elongation factor G has protein sequence MKEHGPDTIRNIAFIGHGGTGKTSLSEIILYTAHEINRIGSVTEGNTVSDYSPNEIEKQISISTSLMHIEWEGSKINILDTPGYSDFIGDVKSAMRVSDTAVMLLKSAEGIEVGTELTGGYINEFALPSAIVINKVDNEHSTFFETLEKAKKRLTSGAAAITFPVKEGVGFNTVVDVLKMKAYEYGEVGSRKVTEKDIPAELKDKAEELRTYLIEKIAETSEELMNKYFEEGSLSEDEITKGIKAAIIGRSLTPVFAVSATGAVGINNFLDFVAKYFPTPLDRGGEEATLADKKDKVLVKPDPSGEPVLFVFKTLSEQHVGELSLFKVYSGTVRPGMDLINQSNNKVERLSQLSILNGRNRKEVPQLLAGDIGAVVKLKDTHTNNTLSSKNFPVIIKPIVFPEPVIHGAVIPKAKGDEDKISAGLHTLHEEDPSFNVKYDPEIAQTVVSGQGELQLALAVKRLKERYGVDVDLVEPKIPYRETIKATVNDVEYKHKKQSGGRGQYGHVHFKMEPLPRGKGFEFVDAIVGGVVPGRFIPAVEKGIQETMAKGVISGNKVVDVKVTLFDGTYHTVDSDEMSFKIAASMCFRKGFMEAKPCLLEPIYEIEVKVPEEYMGDVMGDISSRRGKILGMDSDGQFQVIKALVPLAELYKYSSQLRSLTQGRGLFKRKFSHYEEVPKEIEQKVIEEYNKSREEEK, from the coding sequence GTGAAAGAACATGGCCCAGATACAATCCGTAATATTGCATTTATAGGACACGGTGGAACCGGAAAAACATCACTGTCCGAAATAATTTTATATACTGCTCATGAAATAAACAGAATCGGTTCTGTGACAGAAGGAAATACTGTTTCAGATTATTCACCAAATGAAATTGAAAAACAAATTTCTATATCAACTTCTCTGATGCATATCGAGTGGGAAGGAAGCAAAATTAATATTCTTGACACACCTGGTTACAGTGACTTTATCGGTGATGTAAAATCGGCAATGAGAGTTTCAGACACCGCAGTTATGTTACTTAAGTCAGCTGAAGGAATTGAAGTTGGAACTGAGCTTACTGGTGGTTATATAAATGAGTTTGCACTTCCTTCTGCAATAGTTATAAATAAAGTTGATAATGAGCATTCAACATTTTTTGAGACATTAGAAAAAGCAAAGAAGAGATTAACAAGTGGTGCTGCAGCAATAACTTTTCCTGTTAAAGAAGGTGTTGGTTTCAACACTGTTGTTGATGTTCTTAAAATGAAAGCTTATGAATACGGTGAAGTTGGAAGCAGAAAAGTTACTGAGAAAGATATTCCAGCAGAATTAAAAGACAAAGCCGAAGAATTAAGAACTTATCTTATCGAGAAAATTGCTGAAACAAGTGAAGAACTGATGAATAAATATTTCGAAGAAGGTTCATTAAGTGAAGATGAAATTACAAAAGGAATTAAAGCTGCAATAATTGGAAGAAGCTTAACACCGGTATTTGCAGTATCTGCAACCGGTGCTGTTGGAATAAATAACTTCCTGGATTTTGTTGCCAAATATTTTCCAACTCCTTTAGATCGTGGTGGAGAAGAAGCAACATTAGCAGATAAAAAAGATAAAGTTCTGGTTAAGCCAGATCCAAGCGGAGAACCTGTTTTATTTGTATTTAAAACTCTGTCAGAACAACATGTTGGTGAGTTATCTCTATTTAAAGTTTATTCTGGAACTGTAAGACCTGGGATGGATTTAATAAATCAATCAAACAATAAAGTTGAGAGATTAAGCCAGCTTTCAATTCTTAATGGTAGAAACAGAAAAGAAGTTCCTCAGTTATTAGCAGGTGATATAGGTGCTGTAGTTAAACTAAAAGATACTCATACTAACAATACATTATCTTCAAAGAATTTTCCGGTGATAATAAAACCAATTGTCTTTCCTGAACCCGTTATACACGGTGCTGTAATTCCAAAGGCAAAAGGTGACGAAGATAAAATTTCTGCAGGACTTCACACTTTACACGAAGAAGATCCGTCATTCAATGTAAAATATGATCCGGAAATTGCTCAAACAGTTGTATCTGGCCAAGGTGAACTTCAATTGGCACTTGCGGTAAAAAGATTGAAAGAAAGATACGGAGTAGATGTTGATCTTGTCGAACCAAAAATCCCTTACAGAGAAACAATAAAAGCAACAGTTAACGATGTTGAATACAAGCACAAAAAGCAATCAGGTGGTAGAGGTCAATATGGACATGTTCATTTCAAAATGGAACCACTACCAAGAGGAAAAGGATTTGAATTTGTTGATGCGATAGTTGGTGGTGTAGTGCCGGGAAGATTTATTCCCGCTGTTGAAAAAGGTATTCAGGAAACTATGGCGAAAGGTGTGATATCAGGTAACAAAGTCGTAGATGTTAAAGTCACACTTTTTGATGGAACTTATCACACTGTTGACTCAGATGAAATGTCTTTCAAAATTGCTGCTTCAATGTGTTTCAGAAAAGGATTTATGGAAGCAAAACCATGCTTGCTTGAACCAATCTATGAAATAGAAGTAAAGGTTCCTGAAGAATATATGGGTGATGTAATGGGAGATATTTCAAGCCGAAGAGGAAAAATTCTTGGAATGGATTCAGATGGACAATTTCAGGTAATTAAAGCATTAGTACCGTTAGCAGAACTTTATAAATATTCTTCCCAGTTAAGAAGTTTAACACAGGGAAGAGGATTATTTAAGAGAAAATTTTCTCATTATGAAGAAGTTCCAAAAGAAATAGAACAAAAAGTAATTGAAGAGTATAACAAATCAAGAGAAGAGGAAAAGTAA
- a CDS encoding YtxH domain-containing protein: MAQDNNNLGKGFLIGFLAGGAVGAAIALLFAPKSGKELRADLRQKGEEYLDDAERYLSEAREKARELINEGKKRSEKIITDAKQKSQEIIKDAEKIILEAKEKTSEVVHSGKEKLEEEAERLKSSVKAGIDAYKEAKKS, from the coding sequence ATGGCACAGGATAATAATAATTTAGGTAAAGGTTTTCTTATCGGCTTTCTTGCCGGAGGTGCTGTTGGTGCTGCAATTGCACTTTTATTCGCACCTAAAAGTGGAAAAGAATTACGTGCTGATTTAAGACAAAAGGGAGAAGAATATCTTGATGATGCTGAAAGATATCTTTCCGAAGCAAGAGAAAAAGCCCGAGAGCTTATAAATGAAGGCAAGAAAAGATCAGAAAAGATTATTACTGATGCTAAACAGAAATCTCAGGAAATTATAAAAGATGCTGAGAAGATAATTCTTGAAGCAAAAGAAAAAACTTCTGAGGTTGTACACTCAGGTAAAGAAAAACTTGAAGAAGAAGCTGAGAGACTTAAGAGTTCTGTTAAAGCAGGAATAGATGCTTACAAAGAAGCTAAGAAATCATAA
- a CDS encoding lysylphosphatidylglycerol synthase transmembrane domain-containing protein has protein sequence MLEKLKQRTLISIAFAGILYLAITIYIDFDLLLLSFAKFNLLLIPILLLLSLGNYFARYFKWNYYLSELKIKLDKKDSLLIFMSGLLMSVTPGKIGELLKAYLVKTVNKTPVSVTAPIIFAERATDFLSLTILALIGAYIYDYGRDAALIITIIIFIGILILTNRKLFDSIMSVLSKIKLVEKRIESIERLYHSTYTLLKIKPLIIAVMISVVSWGFECFGYYLVINNFNAAIDVSWSFFSYSFSTIVGAVSMLPGGLGVTEGSFLLMLTSKGLTANDAAATTFITRVATLWFAVLVGVVAVIFFQRKFGKINFNNE, from the coding sequence TTGCTTGAAAAACTAAAACAGAGAACTCTTATCTCGATTGCCTTTGCAGGGATTCTTTACCTTGCAATAACTATCTATATTGATTTTGATTTGTTATTACTTTCTTTTGCTAAATTTAATTTGTTACTTATTCCAATTCTGCTCTTACTTTCTCTGGGAAATTATTTCGCTCGATACTTTAAATGGAATTATTATCTGTCAGAACTGAAAATCAAACTTGATAAAAAAGATTCGTTATTGATTTTTATGTCAGGTTTATTGATGAGTGTTACTCCCGGTAAAATAGGAGAATTGTTAAAAGCATATCTGGTTAAAACGGTTAATAAAACTCCTGTCTCAGTAACTGCTCCAATTATTTTTGCTGAGCGTGCAACTGATTTTCTTTCTCTTACAATTCTTGCTCTAATCGGAGCTTACATTTATGATTATGGCAGAGATGCAGCACTGATAATAACAATTATAATTTTTATCGGAATTTTAATTCTCACTAACAGAAAACTTTTTGATTCTATAATGTCGGTTTTATCCAAAATAAAACTTGTTGAAAAAAGAATTGAGTCAATCGAAAGATTATATCATTCAACTTATACTTTATTAAAAATTAAACCACTTATAATTGCGGTCATGATTAGTGTTGTTTCGTGGGGATTTGAATGCTTTGGATATTATTTAGTGATTAATAATTTTAATGCTGCTATTGATGTAAGCTGGTCATTTTTCAGCTATAGTTTTTCAACCATCGTAGGAGCTGTGTCGATGCTACCAGGCGGACTTGGAGTAACAGAAGGTTCGTTTTTATTGATGTTAACCTCGAAAGGTTTAACAGCAAATGATGCTGCTGCTACAACATTCATAACAAGAGTCGCAACATTATGGTTTGCTGTTCTGGTTGGAGTTGTTGCAGTTATTTTCTTCCAGAGGAAATTCGGTAAAATAAATTTCAATAATGAGTAA
- a CDS encoding Maf family protein — translation MIKTALPIYLASKSPRRRKLLKQLNLKFKSLSVDSDELVKPNELPQHSVMRIAKEKMQLARKKIKNGIIITADTIVFLDNKVLGKPRDEKDAFRMLLKLSGRTHQVFSAYCIHNTSTGKTITEFVKTDVTFRKLTNQEIKDYIKTGSPMDKAGAYGIQDDFGAVFVDHINGCYYNVVGLPLSKFYHALLRIL, via the coding sequence ATGATTAAAACTGCCTTACCGATATATCTCGCTTCAAAATCTCCAAGAAGAAGAAAGCTTCTTAAGCAGCTAAATCTTAAGTTCAAATCTTTATCTGTTGATTCAGATGAATTAGTAAAACCAAATGAATTACCACAGCATTCGGTGATGAGAATTGCTAAAGAGAAAATGCAGCTTGCCAGGAAGAAAATTAAAAATGGAATCATAATTACTGCTGATACAATAGTTTTTCTTGACAACAAAGTTCTTGGAAAACCTAGAGATGAAAAAGATGCTTTCAGGATGTTACTTAAACTCAGTGGAAGAACTCACCAGGTTTTTTCTGCTTATTGTATTCATAATACATCAACCGGAAAAACTATAACTGAGTTTGTTAAAACAGATGTAACTTTCAGAAAGCTAACTAATCAGGAAATAAAAGATTATATTAAAACAGGTAGTCCGATGGATAAAGCAGGAGCTTATGGCATCCAGGATGACTTTGGGGCAGTATTCGTTGATCATATAAACGGATGTTATTATAATGTCGTTGGTTTACCATTATCAAAATTTTATCATGCACTTTTAAGGATTTTATAA
- a CDS encoding SpoIID/LytB domain-containing protein has product MIHSSCAPSKRFTEYKESLIKDYKNEVRVLLGNSARELQIDNDAYIISENEKLALVKAGNKIIVEPIYEDLLIQLGSKNFNRKEFYLESVNDSVIEINNKKYRGRIKLINVDGVVKTINQLSLEDYIKGVMTKEMPVGKGTENYEALKAFAIAARTYALNKIFSSRTYYDLLPDVSDQVYGGADSEHPLSNSAVDETRGLILTFDNQPAIIFYHSTCAGYTESSANVFTKEEIEYLKSIKDGDTPYCSISPNFNWKEVIPEKTFIKRLFDAKLLKSENYSIEKFKIKSRFPSGRINELEILLKNDDGISSISIFGNQIRSIIKNQSGNGILKNNNFVIEINPEGNIEIIGKGYGHGVGLCQWGAIAQSRAGKSYQEILSHYFPGTEIKKLND; this is encoded by the coding sequence TTGATTCATTCTTCTTGTGCACCTTCTAAAAGATTTACTGAATACAAAGAATCTCTGATTAAAGATTATAAAAATGAAGTTAGGGTCTTGCTTGGTAACTCTGCCAGGGAACTACAAATTGATAATGATGCCTATATAATCTCTGAAAATGAAAAACTCGCATTAGTTAAAGCGGGTAATAAAATAATAGTGGAACCAATCTATGAGGATTTACTAATTCAACTCGGCTCAAAAAATTTTAACAGAAAAGAATTTTATTTAGAATCAGTAAATGATTCAGTAATAGAAATAAATAATAAAAAATATCGTGGTCGAATAAAGTTGATAAATGTTGATGGAGTTGTAAAAACAATCAATCAGCTTTCTCTGGAAGATTATATAAAAGGAGTGATGACTAAAGAAATGCCAGTGGGTAAGGGAACTGAAAATTATGAAGCTCTTAAAGCGTTCGCTATTGCAGCACGTACTTATGCATTAAATAAAATTTTTAGCAGCAGAACATATTACGACTTGCTTCCAGATGTTAGTGATCAGGTTTATGGAGGAGCAGATTCTGAACATCCTCTTTCGAATAGTGCCGTCGATGAAACCAGAGGTTTAATATTAACTTTTGATAATCAACCTGCAATTATTTTTTATCATTCAACTTGTGCCGGGTATACCGAAAGCTCTGCGAATGTCTTTACAAAAGAAGAAATAGAATATTTGAAATCTATTAAAGATGGAGATACACCTTACTGTTCCATTTCACCAAACTTTAATTGGAAAGAAGTTATTCCGGAAAAAACATTTATTAAAAGATTATTTGATGCAAAGCTGCTGAAGAGTGAAAACTACTCTATCGAAAAATTTAAAATCAAATCAAGATTTCCATCAGGTAGAATTAATGAGTTAGAAATACTTCTTAAAAATGATGATGGAATAAGTTCAATTAGTATTTTTGGAAACCAAATCAGAAGTATTATCAAAAATCAATCTGGTAATGGCATTTTGAAGAATAATAATTTTGTAATTGAAATCAATCCCGAAGGAAATATTGAGATAATTGGCAAAGGTTACGGACACGGAGTAGGACTCTGTCAATGGGGAGCGATTGCTCAGTCAAGAGCAGGCAAATCTTATCAAGAAATTCTTTCTCATTATTTTCCCGGAACAGAAATAAAAAAGTTGAATGATTAA
- a CDS encoding MATE family efflux transporter, translated as MNTLLPVNNFYKKILRIALPAIAGLSTQMVVSLVDTAMVGRLDEATYALAAMGIGVLATWALISFFSSLATGTHVIVARRFGQKDYVECGNTLNNSLLISLSIGIIVAAIGAFFAKPISDLFASDDQVAYYASEYIFYRFLGIPFFLISVSYRGFYFGISKTKIFMISGIITNLLNIIFNYIFIFGNFGMPKMGLAGAGLGSTLASSFDFFFYTAIMLLPSYRNRFQNFRRIKIDFDVIKSIWKISIPVSLQNVFILIGFLIFVAITGIIGTKQQAATQATISTLFISFLPCFGFGIAVQTLVGNNLGAGKFNLAKIYGIETAKVATFYTLALGILFILMPQYVLLIITNDASIIEAAKPALRIAGFAQIFYAIGVVLANALQAAGKMLFVMKAEVITNLFILVPLSYLFGVTFGYGLTGAWLAMPIYIIIYSGIILFKYLSKDWYEKIPLKNQ; from the coding sequence ATGAATACTCTTTTACCAGTAAACAATTTCTATAAAAAAATCCTCAGAATTGCTTTACCAGCGATTGCAGGTCTTTCAACTCAAATGGTCGTTTCACTGGTAGATACAGCAATGGTTGGAAGACTTGATGAAGCTACTTATGCATTGGCAGCAATGGGAATTGGAGTACTTGCAACCTGGGCACTAATAAGTTTTTTTTCAAGTCTCGCTACAGGAACACATGTAATTGTTGCAAGAAGGTTTGGCCAGAAAGATTATGTTGAGTGTGGTAATACATTAAATAATTCTCTATTGATTTCATTATCAATTGGAATAATTGTCGCAGCAATCGGTGCCTTCTTCGCAAAACCCATTTCTGATTTATTTGCATCTGATGATCAGGTTGCTTATTATGCTTCAGAGTACATCTTCTATAGATTTCTTGGAATACCATTTTTCTTAATATCGGTTTCTTACCGGGGATTTTATTTTGGAATAAGTAAAACAAAAATTTTTATGATTTCCGGTATAATCACCAACCTATTAAATATTATCTTCAATTACATTTTCATTTTTGGAAATTTTGGTATGCCGAAAATGGGATTAGCTGGAGCAGGTCTTGGATCAACATTAGCTTCATCATTTGATTTCTTTTTCTACACTGCGATAATGTTATTGCCTTCATACAGGAACAGATTTCAAAACTTCAGGAGAATTAAAATTGATTTTGATGTCATAAAATCTATCTGGAAAATTTCAATTCCAGTTTCACTTCAGAATGTTTTTATATTAATTGGATTCTTAATCTTTGTTGCAATTACAGGTATAATAGGAACAAAGCAGCAGGCTGCCACTCAAGCAACAATCAGCACTTTGTTTATTTCATTCCTTCCTTGTTTCGGATTTGGAATTGCTGTACAAACATTGGTTGGTAATAATCTTGGTGCGGGTAAATTTAATCTTGCAAAAATTTATGGAATTGAAACTGCAAAAGTTGCTACATTCTATACTCTTGCATTAGGTATTCTATTCATTTTAATGCCTCAGTATGTTTTACTAATCATAACCAACGATGCTTCAATTATTGAAGCAGCTAAACCTGCTCTTAGAATTGCCGGCTTTGCACAGATTTTTTATGCAATTGGTGTAGTTCTGGCAAATGCTCTGCAAGCAGCCGGAAAAATGTTATTCGTAATGAAAGCAGAAGTAATTACAAATTTATTTATTTTGGTTCCGTTGTCTTATTTGTTTGGAGTAACATTTGGTTACGGTTTAACAGGAGCATGGTTAGCTATGCCAATTTATATTATTATATATTCCGGAATAATTCTCTTTAAGTACTTATCAAAAGATTGGTATGAAAAAATTCCATTAAAAAATCAATAA
- a CDS encoding c-type cytochrome domain-containing protein, which yields MKKFSEIILVAIITISLFGCDDTITNQDVDNMIIPSSNVSFSQHVYPVFQVKCFSCHGNGIYEAGLDLTLRSRFVDGRIVVPGDTLTSILVWRIDRPPRAGFNPMPPEFMPQLTSNQIRGIKIWIAEGALDN from the coding sequence ATGAAAAAATTCAGTGAAATAATTTTAGTTGCTATTATTACCATCAGTCTCTTTGGTTGTGACGATACAATCACAAATCAGGATGTTGATAATATGATTATACCATCTTCCAATGTAAGTTTTTCACAACATGTCTATCCGGTTTTTCAAGTAAAATGTTTTAGCTGTCACGGAAATGGTATTTATGAAGCAGGACTTGATCTTACACTTCGCTCAAGGTTTGTTGATGGAAGAATCGTTGTTCCAGGCGATACTTTAACCAGCATTTTAGTCTGGAGAATTGACAGACCACCCAGAGCAGGATTTAATCCTATGCCTCCTGAATTTATGCCTCAGCTTACATCAAACCAGATCAGAGGAATTAAAATCTGGATTGCTGAAGGAGCATTGGATAATTAA
- a CDS encoding NAD(P)-dependent oxidoreductase: MKDKQIAVVTGGTGFVGSHLVDLLLDKGYEVRCITRKSSDLKWLQGKDVKIFDCGLYNKDALKDLIKDSDYVFHVAGVVKSKTKEGYFKGNVDTTKTLIEAALESGANLKRFLVVSSQTVTGPSYDGKPVNEDTECRPITTYGKSKLEEEKLVLSYKDKLPVTICRAPAVYGERDTEIFIYFKTFSKGLTTTIGFNEKKLSLIHVLDLVNGFYLAATNEIAKGKIYFISSEEFYTWPQINNITSEIIGKKPIVIKVPHFMVYSIAAIAQFAALFSSKPATLNIEKAKDITQQYWICDTSKAVKELGYHQNVSIEEGIRRTVEWYKKMKWI, encoded by the coding sequence ATGAAGGATAAACAAATTGCAGTTGTTACCGGTGGAACCGGTTTTGTTGGAAGTCATTTAGTTGATTTACTTCTTGATAAAGGTTATGAAGTAAGATGTATTACAAGGAAATCTTCTGATTTAAAATGGTTGCAGGGGAAAGATGTTAAAATATTCGATTGTGGATTATACAATAAAGATGCATTGAAAGATCTTATTAAGGATTCAGATTATGTTTTTCATGTAGCAGGTGTTGTTAAATCTAAAACTAAAGAAGGATACTTTAAAGGAAATGTTGATACTACCAAAACATTGATTGAAGCCGCTTTGGAAAGTGGTGCAAATCTAAAAAGATTCCTGGTGGTTAGCAGTCAAACAGTAACAGGTCCTTCTTACGATGGAAAACCGGTGAATGAAGATACCGAATGCAGACCAATAACAACTTATGGTAAAAGTAAATTAGAGGAAGAAAAGTTAGTCCTTTCTTATAAAGATAAATTACCTGTTACTATCTGTCGGGCACCAGCAGTTTACGGTGAACGAGATACGGAGATATTTATTTACTTCAAAACATTTAGTAAAGGATTAACAACAACAATTGGATTTAATGAAAAGAAATTAAGTTTAATTCATGTTCTTGATTTGGTAAACGGATTTTATCTTGCCGCAACTAATGAAATCGCAAAAGGAAAAATTTATTTTATAAGCTCAGAAGAATTTTATACCTGGCCTCAAATAAATAATATCACTTCGGAAATCATAGGTAAGAAACCGATAGTAATTAAAGTACCACATTTTATGGTCTATTCAATTGCTGCTATCGCACAATTTGCAGCTTTGTTCAGTTCAAAACCTGCAACACTTAACATTGAAAAAGCGAAAGATATCACTCAGCAATATTGGATTTGTGATACATCAAAAGCAGTAAAAGAACTTGGTTATCACCAGAATGTTTCAATAGAAGAGGGAATCAGAAGAACTGTTGAATGGTATAAAAAAATGAAGTGGATTTAA